Proteins from a genomic interval of Orbaceae bacterium lpD02:
- a CDS encoding metallophosphoesterase, with product MNWFLAVAVITSLIIAFYLGFRVINLFNLYKQGYFNTISKKIVWLMIVVGSLSFVLSRVFFSVSDYWLPLISSLVFSFILCLFYSIVIIDVLRLFLYLVFRRKGNYRLILQIIYITMTMVFFIVGLYMASAPRIINYQITIDKPARVKQLKIVQLSDIHLNQTTSRHFIQTMVNDVNSLKPDYIFITGDTLDQRLKPYLDKNLAELFAQLKSTYGTFIIFGNHEHYGIEREKNNSNEDVIKAFTAGNMKVLQDSVFYDNATGITIIGRDDYVVKNFGKTRADLPTLLSLVDENDPVILLDHQPQNLTEPADLGIDVMFSGHTHAGQIFPMTLVVNAMYKNAWGLEQPVANNPFMSIVSSGYGLWGPPIRLMTRAEIVVTELTFK from the coding sequence ATGAACTGGTTTTTAGCGGTAGCAGTAATCACAAGTTTAATCATTGCCTTTTATTTAGGTTTCAGGGTTATTAATCTGTTTAATCTATATAAACAAGGGTATTTTAATACTATTTCCAAAAAAATAGTGTGGTTAATGATTGTTGTCGGTTCGCTGTCCTTTGTGTTAAGTCGTGTATTTTTTTCTGTTTCGGATTATTGGTTACCCTTAATTAGTAGTCTTGTTTTTTCATTCATTTTATGCTTGTTCTATAGCATTGTTATTATTGATGTTCTTCGTTTGTTTTTATACCTTGTCTTTAGAAGAAAAGGCAACTATCGTCTAATCTTGCAAATCATTTACATTACTATGACCATGGTATTTTTTATTGTCGGTCTATATATGGCAAGTGCTCCACGTATCATCAATTATCAAATTACTATTGATAAGCCGGCACGAGTTAAACAATTAAAAATTGTACAATTAAGCGATATTCATCTGAATCAGACGACATCAAGACATTTTATTCAGACCATGGTTAATGATGTAAATAGCCTAAAACCCGACTATATTTTTATTACCGGAGATACTTTAGATCAACGTTTAAAACCCTATTTAGATAAAAATTTAGCCGAGCTTTTTGCTCAGCTAAAATCGACTTATGGTACATTTATTATTTTTGGTAATCATGAACATTACGGTATAGAAAGAGAAAAAAATAATAGTAATGAGGATGTGATCAAGGCTTTTACTGCTGGGAATATGAAAGTTTTGCAAGATAGTGTTTTTTACGATAATGCTACAGGTATCACAATCATCGGCCGAGATGATTATGTGGTTAAAAATTTTGGTAAAACCCGAGCAGATTTACCTACATTACTGAGTCTAGTTGATGAGAACGATCCAGTTATTTTGCTCGATCATCAGCCACAAAATTTGACAGAGCCCGCTGATTTAGGTATTGATGTTATGTTTTCAGGACATACTCATGCAGGGCAAATATTCCCAATGACGCTAGTGGTTAATGCTATGTATAAAAATGCTTGGGGGCTTGAACAACCTGTTGCTAACAATCCATTTATGAGCATTGTTTCTAGTGGTTATGGGTTATGGGGGCCGCCAATTCGTTTAATGACACGTGCTGAAATTGTGGTTACTGAGCTCACGTTTAAATAG
- the cmoB gene encoding tRNA 5-methoxyuridine(34)/uridine 5-oxyacetic acid(34) synthase CmoB: protein MIDFGNFYQIIAKNQLAPWLETLPAQLSNWQKHNIDIRFNHWINSIDHLPAIRPDILDLLHSVTAKNLSPLSEGEKKRIKHLLMSLSPWRKGPFSLYDINVDAEWRSDWKWQRLTPHINNLEGKTVLDVGCNSGYHLWRMIGAGAKFAVGIDPMALFLCQFEAVRKLLGYDQRAHLIPVGIEDMPKLNAFDTVFSMGVLYHRRSPLDHLYQLKNQLTSNGQLVLETLIIDGKEHQALVPGERYAQMRNVYFIPSIPTLINWLSKCGFKNIDVVDISKTNLEEQRKTEWMTSDSLVDFLDPNDHTKTIEGYAAPIRAVFIASL from the coding sequence ATGATTGATTTTGGTAACTTTTATCAGATTATTGCAAAAAACCAATTAGCCCCATGGTTAGAAACTTTACCCGCCCAATTGTCAAACTGGCAAAAACACAATATTGATATTCGTTTTAATCATTGGATTAATAGCATCGATCACCTACCTGCAATAAGACCAGATATTTTAGATTTATTACATAGTGTGACAGCTAAAAATTTATCGCCATTGTCTGAGGGTGAAAAAAAACGGATTAAACATTTACTGATGTCATTATCCCCTTGGCGTAAAGGTCCTTTTTCACTTTATGATATCAATGTCGATGCAGAGTGGCGTTCTGATTGGAAATGGCAAAGACTTACCCCACATATTAATAATTTAGAAGGTAAGACGGTATTAGATGTAGGCTGTAATAGTGGCTATCATTTATGGCGTATGATTGGCGCTGGAGCAAAATTTGCGGTAGGTATTGACCCTATGGCGCTATTTTTATGCCAGTTTGAGGCCGTAAGAAAACTTCTTGGTTATGATCAACGTGCACATTTAATTCCTGTTGGCATTGAGGATATGCCAAAACTTAATGCGTTTGATACCGTTTTTTCCATGGGTGTGTTATATCATAGACGCTCGCCACTTGATCATCTCTACCAACTAAAAAATCAGCTTACGAGTAATGGCCAATTAGTGCTAGAAACGTTAATTATTGACGGTAAAGAACATCAAGCATTAGTACCTGGTGAACGCTATGCTCAAATGCGGAATGTCTATTTTATTCCCTCAATACCCACTCTGATTAATTGGTTATCTAAATGTGGTTTTAAGAATATTGATGTGGTTGATATTTCTAAAACAAATTTAGAAGAACAGCGTAAAACTGAGTGGATGACATCTGATTCGCTCGTTGATTTTCTTGACCCAAATGATCATACTAAAACTATCGAAGGTTATGCGGCCCCTATTCGCGCGGTTTTTATTGCGTCGCTATGA
- a CDS encoding alpha-2-macroglobulin: MGFLRLLLRIPFYILSIICEACLYFALFLLALLRIILWAISPIVGDVNWSTPKWYPNAKQYYQSLNARLTKRKTLIGSVIIIMIIAYFSANYAYHWYLNRPQPIVQAPIVINTYYANYNEPYYNHSALDISFAGNSRSPAPLALVGKPITEGVSISPHIDGVWRWNSDNTIEFKPTESWPLGVKYTVNLDAQKLFAENNKLQDDSSYYTFTTRDFSYSISNEELYQDPTNPNNKMAIFTVNFSHPIDKQSFENKINLALYEKNSDARKKDKFVKSYHYTVTYNDKLTAAYIKSSQLGLPNQDSYLLLSIEKGVNSSAGGSPSTTLNRSSLFIPSKFNLNISSFDISLVEVNNQEIQQVLTVLFNYNVNAEDLSKVIKVWQLPVNKHKVYSERYYDQLDRTYKTKFNVDQSDLAKSKLLSLKAIDTEQNYQNQISFEFKADQDKELYIEINQPLVSDGGYYLSNRYHDVKKVPMYPAIMNFAASGSLLSLSGDRKIPIVSRNMSKLKLEIERVIPSQLQHLVAFNQNNFQWMDFGDLDSDNFVEKYSVTKSINSSADSIKYSDIDLSQYLKKGVNGDEIRGVFLVNLYGNHQNNKKESFNHFASRFIIVTDLGIINKKSLDQSQDIFVQSIRSGEPIKNAKVSVLGVNGIEITSQLTDDTGHVHFAPLSDYYQGIKPLYFVVEKEQDLSFLPISSYDRQLNFSRFDVGGIYETIDGGELRTHLFSDRGVYRPGDTFNIGMIVRAQDWSKSLTGIRLEADIYDPKSNRVKTESIVLDEYGFEELSYKTDYSSPTGEWYINLYLKNPNEDYRTLLGSTSVVIREFEPDKTAVSLTLLPEIKAGWVHPDALSAKVNAKNLFGTAAQNRVVKSQLYLEPSAPYFKKYDSYAFYQNINRYQNSFNIAIEETTTDENGVAELTLPITSFEGNYTAKLLTEVFEPDSGRSVSATSTIFVSPNDYLVGAKADGRLDYIKKDSTRTINLIAIAPNLEQISLTDLTLVKLEQKYLSVLVKQPSGVYKYESKRKDIVLSQTPFSIDQTSTNYTISDEQPGNYLLQIKNKNGYIIYQAAYSVAGTANITRNLDRNAELELKINDNQYKAGDEIEVSITAPYVGSGIITIERDKVYTWQWFKTTTTSSVQKIIVPEGIDGNAYVNVQFIRDPSSDEIFMSPLSYAVTPFKISNDKFNDHITLTAPEKIKPGDTLPITIQTNSEQRVVIFAVDEGILQVSGYKLKNPLNEFLRKKALSVKTLQILDLILPEYNLLLNLSAAGGDADEKSNELAGHLNPFKRKVDEPVAYWSGIIDVDGTKTVDYRVPDYFNGKIRIMAVSVGQATMGSTQTTATVRNDFVLSPNIPYFVAPNDEFEISLSVANNLEDAEDNAIPITVTLKTTPQLTIVDDAVKTINLSPMKEGTLKFKLKATDNLGSGDLHFSATYHDKVVERSVSTSVRPASQYRLQTVMGRMDGSKQRFSDIRDMYAPFSQRDAAVSYSPFILSKGLATYLANYPHLCSEQILSQAMPLLIDSKYPDFELVKNNPVKLDSLFQMLQTRQNSEGAIGLWYSTYSVDPFITLYAVNFMLEAKEAGQSIPNKMLNNANSYIKQIASSTQTDQYGLRLRAYAIYLLTRQNQVTTSYLASIMADLNDKKRKEWQTDLTALYLASSYQMLKMDREANKLLEPVWQQLSNAYDNAWWNHNYYDPLVLDAGKIYLIAKHFPKQAKDIPAQALENLVLMLNQERYTTQSSAITLLALDSYSSSINTDKLNADDLTITSESNIDQQNKLQTIARLKGLLAQGTFVADTRTVSFNNNANLPAWYLMSQQGFDKTIQKQPITKGLEVYRQYTDEKGNIINKVTIGDTVNVTVRIRTLSKQGATNIAIVDLLPGGFEVVQQPINNSQDNSQEDEQYDGEDEENYPEDNEYHWISPIAVGNYTWYPDYTDVREDRVIIYGSTEDDTTQTFNYQIKATNIGEYSIPSAYGEAMYNRDIQAVSKGGEKITVLAR; this comes from the coding sequence ATGGGATTCTTACGTTTACTTCTTCGTATTCCTTTCTATATTTTAAGTATTATTTGTGAAGCGTGCCTCTATTTTGCACTATTTTTATTGGCGCTATTACGAATTATTTTATGGGCGATTAGTCCTATTGTTGGTGATGTTAACTGGTCCACCCCAAAGTGGTATCCTAACGCAAAGCAGTACTACCAAAGCTTAAATGCTAGGCTAACTAAACGTAAAACGCTTATTGGCAGTGTTATTATTATTATGATTATTGCCTATTTTTCAGCTAATTACGCCTATCATTGGTACTTAAATCGCCCACAACCCATTGTTCAAGCTCCAATTGTAATCAACACCTATTATGCCAATTATAATGAACCATACTATAATCATTCCGCATTAGACATCAGTTTTGCTGGTAATAGTCGTTCTCCTGCCCCATTAGCATTAGTTGGCAAACCAATTACTGAAGGGGTATCAATCAGTCCGCATATTGATGGCGTATGGCGCTGGAATAGCGATAATACAATTGAGTTTAAACCAACAGAATCATGGCCGTTAGGTGTAAAATATACGGTTAACTTAGACGCTCAAAAGCTATTCGCTGAAAATAATAAATTGCAAGATGATTCAAGCTATTATACTTTTACAACTCGGGATTTCAGCTACTCGATTAGCAATGAAGAGCTCTATCAAGATCCGACCAACCCTAATAATAAAATGGCTATTTTTACGGTTAATTTTTCGCATCCGATTGATAAACAATCTTTTGAAAATAAAATTAATCTCGCTCTCTACGAAAAAAATAGTGATGCGCGCAAAAAGGATAAATTTGTTAAATCCTATCATTATACAGTTACCTATAATGATAAATTAACCGCAGCTTATATAAAAAGTTCACAATTAGGTTTACCTAACCAAGACAGCTATTTGCTATTATCGATTGAAAAAGGGGTCAATTCATCAGCTGGAGGGTCACCTTCAACGACACTAAATCGTAGCTCCTTATTTATCCCAAGTAAATTCAATTTGAATATTAGCTCATTTGATATCTCATTGGTTGAAGTCAATAACCAAGAAATCCAGCAAGTACTAACAGTATTATTTAATTACAATGTGAATGCAGAGGATCTATCGAAAGTTATTAAAGTTTGGCAACTGCCCGTCAATAAACACAAAGTGTATAGTGAACGTTATTACGATCAGCTCGATAGAACGTATAAAACAAAATTCAACGTTGATCAAAGTGACTTAGCCAAATCCAAACTATTATCACTCAAAGCTATCGATACCGAACAAAACTACCAAAATCAAATTAGCTTTGAATTTAAAGCAGATCAAGATAAAGAACTTTATATTGAAATTAACCAACCTTTAGTGTCAGATGGTGGTTATTATTTGTCGAATCGGTATCATGATGTAAAAAAAGTGCCAATGTACCCAGCTATAATGAACTTTGCCGCTAGCGGCTCACTATTATCGCTAAGTGGTGACAGAAAAATTCCTATTGTTTCACGTAATATGTCTAAATTAAAATTAGAGATTGAGCGCGTTATTCCATCACAATTGCAGCATTTAGTTGCCTTCAATCAAAATAATTTTCAATGGATGGATTTTGGTGATCTTGATAGTGATAACTTTGTTGAAAAATATAGCGTAACCAAATCGATTAATAGCTCTGCGGATTCGATTAAATACAGTGATATTGACCTGAGCCAATACCTGAAAAAAGGGGTCAACGGTGATGAAATTCGAGGGGTATTTTTAGTTAATTTATATGGTAATCATCAAAATAATAAAAAAGAGTCATTTAATCACTTCGCTTCACGTTTTATCATCGTTACCGATCTCGGGATTATTAATAAAAAATCCTTAGATCAATCGCAAGATATTTTTGTACAATCAATCCGTAGCGGAGAGCCAATCAAAAATGCCAAAGTGTCGGTGTTAGGTGTAAATGGCATCGAAATTACCTCACAACTAACTGATGATACTGGCCACGTTCATTTCGCACCATTATCTGATTATTATCAAGGGATCAAACCGTTATATTTCGTGGTTGAAAAAGAACAAGATCTCTCATTTTTACCGATTTCAAGCTATGATCGCCAGCTTAATTTTTCGCGCTTTGATGTCGGTGGGATCTATGAAACCATCGATGGCGGTGAACTGCGTACTCACCTATTCTCTGATCGTGGTGTATACCGACCAGGTGATACATTCAATATTGGTATGATTGTCAGGGCACAAGACTGGTCTAAATCACTTACTGGGATTCGGCTAGAAGCCGATATTTACGATCCTAAGTCAAATCGAGTTAAAACTGAATCGATTGTATTAGATGAATATGGCTTTGAAGAACTCTCTTATAAAACCGACTACAGCTCACCAACCGGTGAATGGTACATTAATTTATATCTAAAAAACCCTAATGAAGATTATCGTACGCTATTAGGTTCAACATCGGTTGTTATACGCGAGTTTGAACCTGATAAAACCGCGGTATCATTAACATTATTGCCTGAAATTAAAGCTGGTTGGGTGCACCCAGATGCGCTATCAGCGAAAGTTAATGCTAAAAACCTATTTGGTACTGCCGCACAAAATCGAGTGGTAAAAAGCCAGTTATACTTAGAGCCCTCAGCGCCTTATTTTAAAAAATATGATAGTTATGCGTTTTACCAAAATATTAATCGCTATCAAAATAGCTTCAATATTGCAATTGAGGAAACGACAACCGATGAAAATGGCGTCGCTGAGTTAACACTACCTATTACTAGTTTTGAAGGCAATTATACCGCTAAACTTTTAACGGAAGTGTTTGAACCTGATAGTGGTCGAAGTGTTTCTGCAACATCAACCATTTTTGTGTCACCAAATGATTATCTAGTGGGCGCTAAAGCCGATGGAAGATTAGATTATATTAAGAAAGATTCAACCCGTACAATTAACCTGATAGCGATAGCCCCTAATCTAGAACAAATATCACTAACTGATCTTACACTCGTTAAGCTAGAACAAAAATATTTATCAGTATTAGTTAAACAACCGTCTGGCGTTTATAAATATGAATCTAAACGTAAAGATATTGTCTTGTCGCAGACTCCATTTAGCATCGATCAGACATCGACTAACTATACGATTAGCGACGAACAACCAGGTAATTACTTATTACAGATTAAAAATAAAAATGGTTATATCATTTACCAAGCGGCCTACTCTGTTGCCGGTACAGCAAATATAACGCGTAATTTAGATCGAAATGCGGAGTTAGAATTAAAAATTAACGATAATCAATATAAAGCCGGTGACGAAATAGAAGTGTCTATTACTGCGCCTTATGTTGGTAGCGGTATTATTACCATTGAGCGTGATAAAGTATATACATGGCAATGGTTTAAAACCACCACAACCAGCTCAGTACAAAAAATTATAGTACCTGAAGGCATTGATGGTAATGCCTATGTTAACGTGCAATTTATCCGTGACCCAAGCTCAGATGAAATTTTCATGAGCCCATTAAGTTACGCCGTCACGCCATTTAAGATCTCTAATGATAAATTTAATGACCATATAACACTCACTGCCCCAGAAAAAATTAAACCTGGCGATACCTTACCGATCACTATTCAAACTAATAGTGAACAACGAGTGGTTATTTTTGCGGTTGATGAAGGTATTTTGCAAGTCTCTGGTTATAAATTAAAAAATCCATTAAATGAATTTCTCCGTAAAAAAGCGTTATCGGTTAAAACATTGCAAATACTCGATTTAATCTTACCAGAGTATAATTTATTATTGAATTTATCGGCAGCTGGCGGAGATGCTGACGAAAAAAGTAATGAACTTGCAGGTCATTTAAACCCATTTAAACGCAAAGTGGATGAACCTGTTGCGTATTGGTCAGGGATTATTGATGTTGATGGTACAAAAACAGTTGATTACCGAGTTCCTGACTATTTTAATGGTAAAATTCGGATTATGGCGGTTTCTGTTGGCCAAGCAACTATGGGAAGCACGCAAACTACAGCTACTGTTCGTAATGATTTTGTACTCAGCCCAAATATTCCTTATTTTGTCGCGCCAAATGACGAATTTGAAATAAGTTTAAGTGTAGCAAATAATTTAGAAGATGCAGAAGATAATGCAATTCCGATTACGGTGACACTTAAAACAACACCACAACTAACAATCGTCGATGACGCGGTGAAAACAATTAACCTTAGTCCGATGAAAGAAGGTACCCTTAAATTCAAACTAAAAGCGACCGATAATTTAGGCAGCGGCGATCTTCATTTTAGCGCAACATACCATGATAAGGTTGTTGAACGCAGTGTCAGTACCTCTGTGCGCCCCGCTTCCCAATATCGACTTCAAACGGTGATGGGAAGAATGGATGGTAGCAAACAACGTTTCTCCGATATTAGAGATATGTATGCCCCATTTAGTCAGCGTGATGCAGCCGTATCGTATTCTCCTTTTATCTTAAGCAAAGGCTTAGCAACTTATCTGGCTAATTACCCTCACTTATGTTCAGAGCAAATATTAAGCCAAGCAATGCCGCTACTGATCGATAGTAAGTACCCTGATTTTGAGTTAGTTAAAAATAATCCAGTCAAATTAGATAGCCTGTTCCAAATGCTGCAAACACGTCAAAATAGTGAAGGTGCAATCGGCTTATGGTATTCTACCTATAGTGTTGATCCGTTTATTACCTTATATGCAGTGAACTTTATGCTTGAAGCAAAAGAGGCGGGTCAATCGATACCAAATAAAATGCTTAACAATGCCAATAGCTATATTAAACAAATCGCGTCATCAACACAAACTGACCAATATGGCTTGCGTTTGCGTGCTTATGCGATCTATCTACTAACTAGGCAAAATCAGGTTACAACCAGTTATTTAGCTTCAATAATGGCTGATCTTAATGATAAAAAACGTAAAGAGTGGCAAACTGATTTAACCGCCCTCTATTTAGCCTCCTCTTACCAGATGCTAAAAATGGATAGAGAAGCCAATAAGCTCTTGGAACCGGTCTGGCAGCAATTATCGAATGCCTATGATAATGCTTGGTGGAATCACAACTATTATGACCCATTAGTGTTAGATGCAGGGAAAATTTATTTAATTGCTAAACATTTTCCTAAGCAGGCGAAGGATATCCCAGCCCAAGCGTTAGAAAATCTGGTATTAATGCTTAATCAAGAGCGCTATACCACTCAATCATCAGCAATAACGTTACTTGCGCTAGATAGCTATTCATCAAGCATTAATACTGATAAACTCAATGCTGATGACTTAACCATTACTAGTGAATCTAATATTGACCAGCAAAATAAGCTACAGACGATTGCGAGATTAAAAGGATTATTAGCCCAAGGCACATTTGTGGCAGATACTCGCACAGTTAGTTTTAATAATAACGCAAATTTGCCAGCGTGGTATTTGATGTCACAGCAAGGTTTTGACAAAACAATACAAAAACAACCGATCACAAAAGGACTTGAAGTATATCGTCAGTATACTGATGAAAAAGGTAACATTATTAATAAAGTTACAATTGGTGATACCGTCAATGTTACCGTCAGGATCAGAACCTTATCCAAACAAGGTGCAACCAATATTGCTATCGTCGACTTATTACCGGGTGGATTTGAAGTTGTTCAACAACCAATAAATAATAGTCAGGATAACAGTCAAGAAGACGAGCAATACGATGGCGAAGATGAGGAAAATTATCCAGAAGATAATGAGTATCACTGGATCTCGCCAATCGCAGTTGGCAATTACACTTGGTACCCTGATTATACTGATGTGAGAGAAGATCGCGTGATTATCTATGGCTCGACAGAAGATGATACAACTCAAACATTTAACTATCAAATTAAGGCCACCAATATAGGTGAATATAGCATACCATCAGCTTATGGTGAAGCTATGTACAATCGGGATATTCAAGCAGTGTCAAAAGGTGGAGAGAAGATCACCGTCTTAGCTAGATGA
- the cmoA gene encoding carboxy-S-adenosyl-L-methionine synthase CmoA, giving the protein MEPKKDLLFSAPIESLGDWTFDDKVAEVFPDMIQRSVPGYSNIISMIGMLATRFVTADSNIYDLGCSLGAATLSIRRNIKHDNCIIYAIDNSNAMVERCQKHISAYKAKTAVEVICADINSIIMQNASMVVLNFTLQFLTPDARQQVLNKIYHALNPNGILVLSEKFSFTDNIINDLLFDMHYDFKRANGYSELEISQKRSMLENVMITDSIETHKTRLVSAGFQHINTWFQCFNFGSIIAIKK; this is encoded by the coding sequence ATGGAACCAAAAAAAGATTTGCTCTTTTCTGCACCAATTGAGAGCTTAGGCGACTGGACTTTTGATGATAAAGTTGCTGAAGTTTTCCCTGATATGATACAACGATCCGTTCCTGGTTATTCAAATATAATTTCAATGATTGGCATGTTAGCCACTCGATTTGTTACTGCAGACAGTAATATTTACGACTTAGGATGTTCTTTAGGCGCAGCGACCTTGTCAATTCGGCGCAACATAAAACATGATAATTGTATAATTTATGCTATAGACAACTCAAATGCAATGGTTGAACGTTGTCAGAAACATATTAGTGCCTATAAAGCAAAAACTGCTGTTGAGGTGATTTGTGCTGATATAAACAGTATTATTATGCAAAACGCATCAATGGTAGTATTAAACTTTACCTTACAATTTTTAACACCCGATGCGCGCCAACAAGTATTAAATAAAATCTATCACGCTTTAAATCCAAATGGTATTTTAGTCTTGTCAGAAAAATTTAGTTTTACAGACAATATCATTAATGATTTATTGTTTGATATGCATTATGATTTTAAACGAGCGAACGGTTATAGCGAATTAGAAATAAGCCAAAAACGTAGTATGTTAGAAAACGTTATGATAACCGACTCGATCGAAACACATAAAACCAGATTAGTTAGCGCCGGATTTCAGCATATTAATACTTGGTTCCAGTGTTTTAACTTCGGTTCAATTATTGCAATAAAAAAGTAA
- the rnd gene encoding ribonuclease D, translating into MSYHLITTNQQLNDYCSQIDNNIDAIALDSEFVRTRTFYPQLGLIQLFDGKQTVLIDPLNITDWQLFSAFINNPNIEKYFHACSEDIEVFCHQFSFVPTPILDSQILASFLDNPLSAGYATLVNKYMHIELDKSETRTDWLQRPLSSKQCQYAANDVIYLLPLVNKLKALLRDKGWLNAAYQECENAVKRRCEFIQADKAYLHIKNAWQLRGEQLSYLQKLASWRLNYAKQHDIALNFVVHEDVLWKLARYRPTSLAELSALGLRGKEVRLFGDLLLSILLEEPSFIEPIDRIITYPDYKKWTTLIKESAHKIAQQTQLSNEILVSRRHIEQFIRWINSDKTGHAPDLLSGWRGKLFEPYLNL; encoded by the coding sequence TTGTCTTATCACCTTATTACGACTAATCAACAACTTAATGATTACTGCTCTCAAATCGATAATAATATAGATGCGATTGCTTTAGATAGCGAGTTTGTAAGAACCAGAACATTTTATCCTCAGCTTGGTTTAATTCAGCTTTTTGATGGCAAGCAGACTGTGCTCATTGATCCACTAAATATTACCGATTGGCAATTGTTTAGCGCTTTTATTAATAACCCCAATATTGAAAAATATTTTCACGCTTGCAGTGAAGACATTGAGGTTTTTTGTCATCAGTTCAGTTTTGTGCCAACGCCGATTTTAGATAGCCAAATTTTAGCTTCATTTTTAGATAATCCATTAAGTGCAGGTTATGCAACATTGGTGAATAAATATATGCATATCGAGCTAGATAAAAGTGAAACACGAACAGATTGGTTACAAAGACCTTTGTCAAGTAAACAGTGCCAATATGCAGCTAATGATGTGATTTACTTACTCCCATTAGTTAATAAGTTAAAAGCTTTATTACGTGATAAAGGCTGGTTAAATGCTGCTTATCAAGAGTGTGAAAATGCTGTTAAACGGCGATGTGAATTTATTCAAGCTGATAAAGCGTATTTGCACATTAAAAATGCATGGCAGTTGCGAGGTGAACAGTTAAGCTATTTACAAAAGTTAGCTAGTTGGCGGCTTAATTATGCTAAGCAGCATGATATCGCTTTAAATTTTGTGGTGCATGAAGACGTATTATGGAAACTCGCACGCTATAGACCAACATCATTAGCTGAATTATCAGCTTTGGGGTTAAGAGGAAAAGAAGTCAGATTGTTTGGTGATTTATTATTATCAATATTATTAGAAGAGCCTAGTTTTATTGAACCAATTGACCGAATTATCACCTATCCTGATTATAAAAAATGGACAACATTGATCAAAGAATCCGCTCACAAGATTGCACAGCAAACTCAATTAAGTAATGAAATTTTAGTTTCACGTCGCCATATTGAACAATTTATTCGCTGGATTAATAGTGATAAAACAGGGCATGCGCCTGATTTACTCTCCGGTTGGCGAGGAAAGTTATTTGAACCTTATTTGAATTTATAA
- a CDS encoding DUF2170 family protein, translated as MKKSKETKSSAFYQQQYRQRLREQGLIKKEVWILPEHTIELLNMEKQLRVSQVNENNKSTVKQQENNVMKKQIVWSVSELYQALTTVELFTQASASVELIDGVDACLHVVMHEYGDLPLFMSVSNQQIVVEALLWPTNMVKNQEQFNQDILYSRKLFPLSTIAIEQSGDGSLNYIMYGALSASSSLSGIVYELEMLSDNVIKATEAYHNLLNFD; from the coding sequence ATGAAAAAGTCGAAAGAAACAAAAAGCTCTGCTTTCTATCAGCAACAATATCGACAGCGTTTACGTGAGCAAGGTTTAATCAAAAAAGAAGTATGGATATTGCCAGAGCATACAATAGAGCTGCTAAATATGGAGAAACAGCTACGGGTATCACAGGTAAATGAAAATAATAAAAGCACCGTTAAACAACAGGAAAATAATGTGATGAAAAAACAAATAGTTTGGTCCGTTTCTGAACTTTATCAGGCGTTAACTACTGTAGAACTCTTTACACAAGCTTCTGCCAGTGTCGAATTAATTGACGGTGTTGACGCTTGCTTGCACGTCGTTATGCATGAGTATGGCGATTTACCGCTATTTATGAGCGTATCAAATCAACAAATTGTCGTGGAAGCTTTATTATGGCCGACAAATATGGTCAAAAACCAAGAACAGTTTAATCAAGATATTCTCTATTCCCGTAAGCTATTCCCGCTATCAACCATTGCCATTGAACAAAGTGGCGATGGCTCATTAAATTACATTATGTATGGTGCGTTAAGCGCTTCATCATCATTAAGCGGTATTGTTTACGAATTGGAAATGCTAAGTGATAACGTGATTAAAGCAACTGAAGCATATCACAACTTACTCAATTTTGATTAA